One genomic region from Anabaena sp. PCC 7108 encodes:
- a CDS encoding YlxR family protein → MKPNYRRCISCRRVGLKEEFWRIVRVFPSGKVQLDQGMGRSAYICPQTSCLQAAQKKNRLGRSLHGTVPETLYQTLWQRLTENNTQNQI, encoded by the coding sequence ATGAAACCAAATTATCGGCGTTGCATTAGTTGTCGCCGAGTAGGATTAAAAGAAGAGTTTTGGCGGATAGTCCGCGTCTTTCCATCTGGAAAGGTACAATTAGATCAGGGCATGGGGCGTTCCGCCTATATTTGTCCGCAAACTAGCTGCCTACAAGCAGCTCAGAAGAAAAATAGATTAGGGCGATCGCTACATGGAACAGTGCCAGAAACACTGTATCAAACATTGTGGCAGCGTCTAACCGAAAACAATACCCAAAACCAAATTTAA